A single region of the Nitrospirota bacterium genome encodes:
- a CDS encoding transposase, translating to MRARRTHSTAFKRQVIEELLSGSATMGQLSRRYEISTGLIGYWKKRYSEGRLVEGKSANVKSLEAKIRELEQMVGRLTMDNELLKKAMEHTLRKRRENSLPVTGRNLEGLNGGAKC from the coding sequence ATGAGAGCAAGAAGGACACACAGTACAGCATTCAAGAGGCAAGTAATAGAAGAACTGCTGAGCGGGTCAGCGACAATGGGACAATTGAGCAGGCGTTATGAAATCTCCACAGGGCTAATAGGTTATTGGAAAAAACGATATAGCGAGGGTAGGCTTGTGGAAGGCAAGTCAGCGAATGTTAAATCCCTTGAGGCAAAGATAAGGGAGCTGGAGCAGATGGTCGGCAGGTTGACCATGGACAATGAGTTATTAAAAAAAGCCATGGAACATACACTACGAAAGAGAAGAGAGAATTCATTGCCGGTCACTGGCAGGAATTTGGAGGGGTTAAACGGGGGTGCGAAATGCTGA